Proteins found in one Chaetodon auriga isolate fChaAug3 chromosome 12, fChaAug3.hap1, whole genome shotgun sequence genomic segment:
- the LOC143329220 gene encoding zona pellucida sperm-binding protein 4-like encodes MELFKCLFVMVVVVGLACDVTAQHHWMSPLQKHQPHFPSQLPQQQTRVPPPAAPFDKCQVMEGEKIQCGTQDITAEQCENINCCFDGQLCYYGKAVTVQCTRDGQFVVVVARDATVPPIDVDSVSLLETNNPSCTPVDFTSAFAIFQFPVPACGTTIKEEEGFVVYENHMSSSYEVGVGPRGSITRDSHFELLFQCRYSSTAVEALVMEVNAIPPPVPVAAAGPLRVELRLANGQCHSKGCVEEVAAYSSFYTPADYPITKVLREPIYVEVNILERSDPNLILNLEHCWATSTPNPHSLPQCSYHDDRYLTTVVPVDGSSGLHYPTHYKRFIVKMFTFVDQNTFSIQKDSVFIHCATVVCYPSSTNSCEQTCRQRRAAAAMRKASLSQRALVSSREVILTEKRPPSDPNAKTKR; translated from the exons ATGGAACTTTTCAAGTGTCTGTTTGTCATGGTGGTGGTTGTTGGTTTGGCTTGTGATGTTACTGCCCAGCATCACTGGATGTCGCCTCTGCAAAAACACCAGCCTCATTTTCCTTCTCAGCTGCCTCAACAACAGACGAGGGtccctccacctgcagctccctTTGACAAATGCCAGGTGATGGAGGGGGAGAAGATCCAGTGTGGGACTCAGGATATCACCGCTGAGCAGTGTGAAAACATTAACTGCTGCTTTGATGGGCAGCTGTGCTACTATGGGAAAGCAG TGACTGTGCAGTGTACCAGGGATGGGcagtttgtggttgttgtggctCGAGATGCCACGGTTCCCCCGATAGACGTGGATTCAGTCAGCCTGCTGGAGACAAACAACCCCTCTTGTACCCCAGTTGACTTCACCTCTGCTTTCGCCATCTTTCAGTTCCCTGTGCCTGCGTGTGGTACGACAATCAAG gaggaagagggttTTGTGGTGTACGAGAACCACATGTCTTCCTCATATGAAGTGGGAGTCGGACCCAGAGGATCAATCACCAGGGACAGCCATTTTGA GTTATTGTTCCAGTGCCGCTACTCCAGCACAGCTGTGGAGGCTCTGGTCATGGAGGTGAACGCCATTCCTCCGCCTGTGCCGGTTGCTGCTGCAGGACCCCTCAGAGTGGAGCTGAGACTGGCCAACGGACAGTGTCACTCAAAGGGATGTGTGGAGG AAGTGGCAGCATATAGCTCCTTCTACACTCCGGCAGACTACCCGATCACTAAAGTGCTGAGGGAACCCATCTATGTCGAGGTGAACATCCTAGAGAGGTCTGATCCAAACCTCATCCTGAACCTGGAGCATTGCTGGGCCACCTCCACCCCCAATCCTCATAGCCTACCACA GTGTTCCTACCATGATGACCGTTACTTAACCACAGTTGTGCCTGTGGACGGCTCCTCTGGGCTCCATTACCCAACACACTACAAACGCTTCATTGTTAAAATGTTCACGTTTGTGGATCAAAACACCTTCTCTATCCAGAAGGACTCG GTGTTCATCCATTGTGCTACAGTAGTGTGTTACCCCAGCAGCACAAACTCCTGTGAACAGACATGCCGGCAAC GAAGAGCTGCGGCTGCCATGAGGAAAGCTTCCTTAAGTCAGAGGGCTCTGGTCTCAAGCAGAGAGGTGATCCTGACTGAGAAGAGGCCTCCATCTGATCCCAACGCAAAGACGAAGAGATGA